The Triticum aestivum cultivar Chinese Spring chromosome 4B, IWGSC CS RefSeq v2.1, whole genome shotgun sequence sequence TCATATATTTTTAGATGTGCCTAATATTTTATAGTCAAaatagacgggcgcggcaacgcaCGCCAATCATGATCTAGTATACTGAAAAACTAGGCGAAGCTACATGCTAGAAACCCTATCCACACATGATAAGGAAACTAGGCAACAATGATGCCACAGTGCTCGACTTGGTTCAAAGCATGCATGGTTTTTCTGCAAACTTGGCAACATGTTAGGTTAGTTTTCTGACTAAAAATGGCAGTGAAATCAAACCACCATCATGAGCATTTTAGTTTCTTTTATTCTGTTGTCAAGCCAGCGCCACAATTCACTAATCCCTTGATTGTTTGTCTTTTTTTCCAACCCAAACGAGCAGCTGAAGACTAAGTTCTCCCGGTGTGCGGATGATAGCTTGTTTGGGAGCATGGACCACGTCACACAATTTGTAGCAGCAAGATTACCTGAGTCATATGACAAAACTGTAAGTTTATCAAGTGCCTGTTATGCTCACTTGTTTTTCCATTTTAACCTCAAACCCAACATATTGCTAAGACTTATCATGTTAATCCCTTTTTTCTACTTTCTTGTTTTTTGCAGAAACAAAAGAAGCTGCCAGGTATGGTGCACGAAATGTGTTCAACTATTTCACATGTAGTTGGGAAGCTTGTTTCTGGGATTGGGAGGATAGATGATGCGCAAGAGGGGACAAGAAGGTCAGAGGCTGTTCGTGTGGAAAAGAGCAGACAAGAACCTACTAGGAGATCCAAACAAGCTCCAGCTGCTAGAGAAAGCCTATCAAGTGAAGAAGAGTCATTCAAAACTCACAGCGAGGAAGATGCAAGTGACAGTGACAAAATTGACGGGGATATAGGGGATGATGGGAGTGACAGTGACGGCCACTCAagggatgatgatggtgatgacttTGTAGTTGAAAATGTTGGATGCAACGACAACGAGGTGGGAGAAGCAACTTTTCATGAGAGGGGAGCAGCAATGGATGAAAGCAAGGAGGATacggaggacgaagaggaggaggaagaaaaaaagacgaggatgaagaaaaggaagaaaatgatgacgaagaAAGCAAAGACAATGACAACGACAATGACAAAGACATCGGGGATGATGATATGCAGGGTGATGAGGGAGACCTGGATGACAACAATTCTGGTGGCAACAGTGGCAATGGCGGAAACAATGGAGGCAACGAGGATGCTGCAAGTGAGGAAACAGAGAGTGATGACGAGCAATCCACACTTCAATATTTACTTCAAAAGAAAAAGGATACAAAGCCAAAGGGGCTTGACGAGGCAGTTAGCATCTCTATGAGAGATGTTGTAATGATGGGCGAGGAAAGTTACTGCAAAATGCCACACATCCGCATGTTCGAAGTGAAAGAAATGTGGGATCTCGACGTGGAGCCGATTGCAGTGCTAGTGAACTAAATGTTCCAAGAGCTGTTGAGAACAAAAGAAATGGAACTGGGGATTGAATTCAACCTTGAGGAAGTCTGCCCCAAGTGGATTCGCAAGAAAATCATGAGGGAGATAGGGGTTGTACATGAACCCAAGGAAGTTGGTGTACCACCACTTCCACCACCAAAGAAGAAAAGGAGTGTCAGTTTCGTGTCAGAGCCAACGGCGGTGACAGAGACAATGGAGGAACTGCGAGCTATGCGTGCCCAAAATGGTCAAGATCTGCAAGATGGAAAGCAAACAAAGTCAGCCATGAAGAAATCTGGGCATTTTCAGTTGCAACATCAGGCAATACATCATTCAAAAGAGGCATGTCCTAGCACACATAAGAACCAGCTTGAAACCAATACAGCATGAAGCTCAACAGCACGACACTCAGATCTCACTAGGGGAAAAGATGCAAATGTTGTAGTTTCACCAGGAACAGTTCCAAAACAGGAAGCAAGTGCCTCACAAATTCTACCAAGTCATTCTAGGGAGGAAGCAAGTTCATCTATTTTTCAGGCAAGTGATGCACATGCATCAGTTCAACCTACAGCAGGAGGAACAACTCAAATGAAACAGGATGCATCATTGCAAGTAAGCAGAGCAATCCCTAGGACAAGCCCTAGTGGGAGGCAACCACTAAGTAGTCTAAGTGGCCAAGCACAATATCCTGATCAAGGGAATGGGATGCAATCAGCCAACGACACCCAGAGGGGCAAATTGCTTCATTACAAAGCACCACAACATGCTGCACCATTAGATGCAGGTCAGGAGAACATACCTCTAGTGTCAATCACAGGGGTTGGAGGGATGGAAGGTGTCATCGGCGGCAACATGAAACAAAGTTTGGAAGCAAAGTTTCTAAAAGCTCAGGGCAAGTTGCCTACTTTCATATCTACAGTTGCCCAATCATCCCCTTACCCGCAGCTGAAGGATATCAATTTTTTTATGCTAACAAGGAGCTCAGTCCACTAGAAATAAATGTTCTAGATGTCAGTGAGCTCTTGTCAAGGTGTGTTCCCCCATCTAGCAACGATTTGCAAAGCAAGTCAGCAAATCACAttccagcagagatggatggacaACATTTTCAGCATAGCAAAAGTGAAAGCTCAAATTTTGAACGTGAATACTGCCCAGCTCCAAgttttgatattttcaaatacGATTTTCCTACAGCACATGTATATGATGGAGCAGAATGAGTTGCCAGGGAAAACGTATTGGCTGAGCATGAG is a genomic window containing:
- the LOC123089351 gene encoding protein bfr2-like translates to MDHVTQFVAARLPESYDKTKQKKLPGMVHEMCSTISHVVGKLVSGIGRIDDAQEGTRRSEAVRVEKSRQEPTRRSKQAPAARESLSSEEESFKTHSEEDASDSDKIDGDIGDDGSDSDGHSRDDDGDDFVVENVGCNDNEVGEATFHERGAAMDESKEDTEDEEEEEEKKTRMKKRKKMMTKKAKTMTTTMTKTSGMMICRVMRETWMTTILVATVAMAETMEATRMLQVRKQRVMTSNPHFNIYFKRKRIQSQRGLTRQLASL